DNA sequence from the Cupriavidus sp. WKF15 genome:
CGCCGCCTGCTGCAGCAGCCGCGCCATGTCATAGGCGCTGATGCGTTCCTCGCGCGACAGGCCCGAGCCGTTGTCCAGCACCAGCCCGGGCATGTCCAGGCCCTGGCGGCTCAGCCAGCGCTGCACCACGCGCGTGGAGCGCGCGGTGCTCGCAGGCCCGCCGCGGTCCATTTCCGCGCCGATGGTCAGGAACAGCTGGCGCGCCATCACGTTGTTCGAGAACTTGTTGATATCGCGCACGATCGTGCCCAGCGGCTGGCCATAGTGCCGGGCCAGCAGCACGGCGCCGCGCGGGACAGTGCCGCTGCGCAGCGCTGGCAGGTGCGTGAAGCGCCCGCCCGCGGCCTGCCACTCGGCCACGAAGCCGCCCCAGGTGAATTCGCTGTGCGACAGCGCGGCGATATTGAGCACGTGTTCGCCGCAATCGCTCGCATAGGCGCCCGAGAACGACGCCAGCACCGTGCCGTCCGGCTGCGCCGACACGGTCGGCGCGGCGCTCGACTGCCAGTCGCCGCAGCGGCCGTTGGTGAGCGTCAGGCGATTGTCCAGGCGCAGCTGCGCCAGTGCCGGCGTGACCGAGACCGCCACGGACCGGCTGGCGTCGTCGGGCGTCAGCGTGAACGACAGCGTCTTGAACGCGTACAGCAGCGCGTCCGGGCCGACGTTGTAGGCGCGCTGGACCTCGCCGTCGATGGTGCCATTGCCGTTCAGGCCATCGGCGAAATAGCTGCGGTCGAGCACCAGGTCGCCGTTGATGGTGGTGGCGCCGGCCGTGCGCGCGCTGGCGACGAGCTTGGCCATTTCCTCGGGCACCAGCTTCGGGTCGCCGTGTCCGCGCAGGTAGACGTTGCCGTTGACCGTGCCGTAGCCGTCCGGCTGGCTGTCGGCATAGAGCGAAGTCTGCCAGCGGTAGTCGGGGCCCAGCAGCTGCAGGCCGGCGAAGGTGGTGACCAGCTTCATGGTCGAGGCCGGGTTCATCGGCTGCTGCGCGTTCCAGCTCGCGCGCGCCGCCGGGGCGCCGATCTTGACCACGTAGAAGCTGGCGGCGCTGGCCGGCACATGCGCGCGCTGCAGCGCCGTGGCGACCTGTGCCGGCAGGCCGGCGCGGACCAGCGTGGCATCGGCCCGCGTGCTGGGGGAGGTCGTGGCGGAAGTCCTGGCAGCCTTGGCCGGGTGGGCCAGGACGGGTGGCTGGGCGGCGGCCAGCAGCAGGGCGGCGGCCGCGCAAAACAGGGTGATTCTTCTTGGCATGGCGGCCATGTTAACGCATGGCCGGTGGCTGCCGGATGACACGCTCGCCGGCCGGCTTGCGCCGGCCGGCGATCATGGCGTGCGCGGTGGCGCCAGGCGTCCCAGCAGCGACTTGAGCGTAGCCTGTTCCTGTTCGGTCAGGGCCGACGCCACGTGCGCGTCATGCGCGATGACGGCCTGCTTCGCGGCCTCGAGCGTGCGCTTGCCGCCAGGTGTCAGCACCAGGCTGTAGGCGCGGCGATCCCCGGCGGCGGGGCGGCGCGCGACCAGGTTCATCTCTTCCAGGGCATCGACCAGCAAGACCGCCCCCGAGCGCGCGATACCCAGGATGCGCGCCAGGTCCGTGAGCTTCAGTTTCGGGTTGCGCGAGATGATCACGAGGGCCGAGAAGCGCGGCGGCGTGATCTGCCATTGCGCCAGCGAGGCGACGAAGTCCTCGTAGATGCGGATCTGCGCGCGGCGGATCGCGTAGCCGACCAGGCTGTCGAGCACGCCGTAGTCGATATCCGGCACATGCGGGTCGAAGCCGCCGTCGGCCCCCGTCCCGGATGCCGCGGGGTCGGGCGCCAGCGGCTCGCGGGGCTTGCGCCGGGTTCTCACGGCACGCGTGCTTTTCGGCGTACCGGCGGCGGCTGCTGCAAGCGCCGGCATGGCGGCGGGGGCGTCTGACAGATCGGGGCTCATTTGAGCAGTTTTCAGTTGCTGTTCTTGATTATCAGCATAACGCCGCCGCGCTGGTCAAAGCCATAGTGGTCTTGCGCACCGTCCCTGAGCATGCCACACGATGTCTTGTTGGGACCGGAAGTTCAGCCCAGCGCGGCGCCGCTCTCGCGCTGGTCGGCCTTGAGCGGGTCGGCCTTGAGCGACGGCACCGGGAAGGCGATGTCGTAGAGCCAGTTGTAGATCAGCGCGTAGACCATGTAGAAGCCGGCCACGGCAATGTCCATGATGAGCGCGTCGACCAGGCTGATGTCGAGGTACCAGGCCACCGACGGCAGGAACACCACCAGCAGGCCAAGCTCGAACAGGACGGCGTGCAGCGCGCGCACGACGACCGATTTGCGCAGCTGTCCGGTGAACCGAAGCATGGCCTTGTCGAAGATCAGGTTGTAGACGTAGTTCCAACCCGCCGCGATCAGCGAGGCCACCGCGCCGATCAGCCCCATCTGGTGCAGTTCGTAGCCGAACACCACGCTGGCAAGCGGCGCGAACGCCAGCAGGCCGATGACTTCAAAGCCGACGGCGTGGCGGATCCGGTCACGGGTGTTGCGCATGGGGCTCTCCTGCAAAGTGTTCGATGGCGTGAAGTCTATCGACTTTGATGGGGATGCCAAGTTAGGTAGTATCGTCAAAACCGATACATCACCGGCCAGTCACGCCATGTCCCTTTCCCTCGACCAACTCCAGGCTTTTGCCGCAGCCGCCGAAACGGGATCCTTTTCCGCTGCAGCGCGCCGGCTGGGCAAGGCCCAGTCGGTGATCAGCGCCGCGGTGGCAAACCTCGAGATCGATATCGGCAACGCGCTGTTCGACCGTTCCGGCCGCTACCCCGTGCTGACCGCGGCCGGCGAACGTCTGCTGGCGGAAGCGCGCGTGATCCTGGAACGCTGCGAACATTTCCGTGGTGTTGCCATGAGCCTGAGTGAGGGCGTGGAGACGCGGCTCGTTCTTGCCGTGGATGAGCTTTACCCTGAAGAGGCGCTCGGGATGCTGCTCGAGGAATTCTCGGGCCGTTTCCCCGCGGTCGAGCTGGAGCTGCTGTTCCCATTGATGGAAGACGTCAGCCGGCTGGTGCTCGAAGGCAGCGCGGACCTCGGCATCATGTGGCGGCAGGAGATCCTGCCGCCGGCGCTGGGTTTTCACGCGCTGGGCTGGGTACCGATGAAGATCCTTTGCGCGCCCGATCACCCGCTGGCGGGCGGCCAGCGCGTCGACTGGGAGGAGCTCAAGCGCCACCGCCAGCTCATGGTCGCGACCCGCACCGACAGCGAGGAGAAGATGCGGCTGCGCGTGGCGTCCGACGTCTGGTGGGTTGAAAGCCAGTGGGTGATCGTTGAACTGGTCAAGCGGGGTCTTGGGTGGGCATTCGTTCCGTGGCACGTAGTGGCCAATTCACCCGCGGCGGCGCAGCTGGTGTCGCCACCGCTGGCGTTCCAGGAGCAGGACTGGCCGGTAGCGCTCGAGTTGGTGTGGCATAAACAGCGCCCGCCTGGCAAAGCCGCTCGGTGGTTGCGGGAAAGGATTTGCGGCCAGGCATTGCCGCGGCCGGAGGTGTCAGGAATTTTGTGTGCTGAGGTCGGTTAAAAAATCTCAGCTCATGGCGGAGGTGAATCGCTCGCCAAACAGAATGGCGAACTGATTGACTGCTTGCCGCCAGGTGATAGGTGGCATCTTCCAATCCTTTTCGATGTTGCGCAAGGCCAGATACAGCAGTTTGCTGGCGGCCTCGTCGCTGGGGAAGTGGCCGCGATTCTTGACGATCTTGCGCAACTGCATGTGCATGCTCTCGATGGCGTTTGTCGTATAGATGATTCGACGCACCTCAGGCGGATAGACGAAGAAGGGAATCACCTGTTCCCATTGGCGCTGCCACATGGCCGCGACGGTAGGGAATTTGCGTCCCCACTCACTTCCCGCAAAGGTGTCGAGCGCTGCGGCCGCCGCCTCGGCCGTGGCGGCCTGATAGATCGGCTTGAGCGCGGCAGCCAACGGCTTACGGTCCTTCCAGCTCGCCAGATTCAGCGAATTGCGGATCAGATGCACGATGCAGGTCTGGATTTGCGCGGCCGGATAGACCGCCTCGATCGCCTCGGGGAAGCCGCGCAAGCCGTCGACCACCGCGATCAGGACGTCGTGCAAGCCGCGGTTCTTCAGTTCGTTGAAGACCTTCAGCCAGAACTTGGCGCCTTCGGTTTGCTCGATCCACAGACCTAGCACTTCCTTGCGGCCGTCGGCGCGGATGCCCAGCGCCAGATAGACCGCCTTGTTCTTGACCGTGCCTTCGTCGCGAATCTTCAGTCGTAGCGCGTCAAAGTACACGATCGGATACATGGCCTCGAGCGGGCGTTGCTGCCATTGCTCGACGTCAGCCAGCACCTCGTCGGTGACCGTGGAAATCAGATCGGGCGATACCTGCAGCCCGTACAGCTCCAGCAGATGGCCCTGAATCTCGCGCACGCTCATGCCGCGCGCATACATGCTGATGACGTGGTCGTCGAAGCCAGGCAGCCGGCGTTGATACTTGCCGACCAATTGGGGCTCGAACGTCGCCTGCCGATCGCGCGGAATATCCAGATTCAGCTCACCGTTGGGCGTCAGGACCGTCTTGGGGCTGGTGCCGTTGCGGTGGTTGCCGGTCTTGCCTTGCTCGGCCTCGTTATCCAGATGGTGACTCAACTCGGCGGCGAGCATACGCTCGGCCAACTGCTTCTTGAGCTGGCCGGCCAAGCCCGATTCGCCCAGGATCGACTCGGCATCCTTGCTCTGCACCTGGGCCAGCAGTTGATCGATCAGCTCATCGGGAAACAGCTTCGGTGCCTTCGGGTTCTTGCTCTTCTTGTTCACTGTCGTGTCGGTCATTGGACGTTTCCGTAATCGTCTCATGACCTCGGCACACTAAAAATCTGACAGGCTCCCGCGGCCCAAAAACCCAGACTCCGACCCGCGCGCAGCGCAGCCGTAGGCGTCCAACCGGCATGGTTAGGAGGGGCCACCAAGTAATCCGGGTTCGCTCATCTGACGTCTCTATCCTGATCATCTACGCGGCAGGCAGTCTGGCTATGCCCTGTACCGTCTTCACCACCACGGTCCGTTCGTCAGCCACGAAAACGCGTTTTTGGTTACTCTTGTCGCGAGACAAAAGTGACTCTCCGGCTACGCCGGCGAAACAGCCACGCCCGCCAAGAGCGCCATCCCACCCCAACCCATTCACCGCTGCCCAACCGTAGCGGCCGGCGCCGCCCCCGATCCCGGCTCTTCCTGATGCCACCCCCCGCCCAACGCCTTGATCAACACCACGCTAGCCGTATACTGCCGCCCCATCAGCGTCAACGCCGTCCGCTCAGCCGTGTAAGCCGTAGTCTGTGCGACCAGCACATCAAGCAGACTGGCCGTACCGGCCCGGTATCGGTTGTTGACCAGCGAAAGGGCATCCCGCGCCGCCCGCACCGCATCGTTCTGCACCACCGCTTCCTGCTCGAGCAGCCGCTGCGCCGCGAGATTGTCCTCGACTTCCTGGAACGCCCCCAGCACGGTCTGCCGGTAGTTGGCCACGGTCTGGTCATAGGCAGCGACGGCCTGCGCCTTGGCGGCGCTACGCAGGCCGCCATCGAACAGAGTGCCGGCCAGCCCTGCGCCGAGCGACCAGATGCGGTCGGGCAGCGATACCCAGCGTGCCAGCGTGCTCGCCGTCAGGCCGCCGCTGGCCGACAGCGACAGCGTGGGATAGTAGGCGGCCTGCGCCACGCCGATCTGCGCGTTTGCCGATGCCATGCGGCGCTCCGCGGCGCCGATGTCGGGCCGCCGTTCCAGCAGCTGCGAAGGCACGGCTACCGGCACGCGCGGCGGCGAGCTGGAGAATTCGGCCTGGCCGAGCGTCAATTCCGAGGGCGGCTTGCCTACCAGCACCGCAATCGCATGTTCAAGCTGCGCGCGCGTGATCTGGATATCGATTTGCTGCGCCTGCGCGCTCTTGAGCTGCGTTTCGGACTGCAGCACGTCGGAGCGCTGGGCGGTGCCGGCCTTGTACTGGTTCTGCACGAGCTGCAGCGATTTGGCGTAATCGGCCACCGTGCGGTCCAGCAGCGCCTTCTGCGCATCGGCCACGCGCAGCAGGAAATAGCTCTGGGCGAGCGTCGCCTGCGCGGACAGCAGGGTCGAGGCGAGATCCGCCTGGCTCGCCTGCGCGCTGGCTTCGCTGCTTTCCACCTGGCGCCGCACGCGGCCCCAGACGTCCAGTTCCCAGTTCGCGCTCAGGGTGACACTCTGGCCGCTGATGGTGTTGCCGCTTGCGCCGCGTGCGCGCGACACACCGGCCTGCGCGTCCACCGTCGGGAAGAAGCCGGCGCGCGCGGCCTGCAGCGAGGCCAGCGCCTGTCGGTACTGCGCCTCGGCGGCCTTGATGTTCTGGTTCGAGATCTGCACCTGCGACATCAGCGCGTCGAGCTGGCTGTCGCCGAACACCTGCCACCATTCCGGCCTGGCATGGGTGTCCCGCGGTTCGGCGGTCTTCCACTCGCCGGTCCAGGCTTCGGCATCGGCAGGCGCTTCCTTGAACGCGGGCGAGACCGGCGCATCGGGCCGCTTGTAGTCGGGGCCGACGGCGCAGCCGGCCAGCAGCAGCGCGCAGGCGAGCGGCACGGGCGCGCCAAGGGCGAGGAGGCGGGAGAGGGAATTCATCATCGTCTTCATCATTCGGTGCCGGCAGCCGGCGCGGAGCCGTGCGGGGCGCCGCGGCGGCGTTCACGCCAGGCCTTCACTTTCAGGCGCCAGCGGTCCAGCGTCAGGTAGACCACCGGCGTGGTGTACAAGGTCAGCAGCTGGCTCACCGCCAGCCCGCCCACGATCGAGATCCCCAGCGGCGCGCGCAGCTCGGCGCCGTCGCCGCGGCCGATGGCCAGCGGCACCGCGCCGAGCAGCGCCGCCATGGTAGTCATCAGGATCGGGCGGAAGCGCAGCAGGCAGGCGCGGTGGATGGCGTCGCGCGGCGACAGCCCGTCGCGCCGCTCGGCATCGATGGCGAAGTCGATCATCATGATCGCGTTCTTCTTCACGATGCCGATCAGCAGGATCACGCCGATCAGCGCGATGATGCTGAACTCCGTCTTGAAGGCCAGCAGGGCCAGCAGCGCGCCCACGCCCGCCGACGGCAGCGTCGACAGGATCGTCAGCGGGTGCACATAGCTCTCATACAGCACGCCCAGCACGATGTAGATCGTGATGATGGCCGCCAGGATCAGGATCGGCTGGCTCTTGAGCGAGTCCTGGAACGCCTTGGCGCCGCCCTGGAAGTTGGCCTGCAGCGTCTCGGGCGCGCCGATCTGGGCCATGGCGCGCTTGATCGCGTCGGTGGCCTGCGACAGCGAGAACCCTTCCGCGAGGTTGAACGAGATCGTCGACGCCGCAAACTGCCCCTGGTGGTTCACGCCCAGCGGCGTGCTGCTCGGCATGACCGTGGCGAATGCCGACAGGGGCACGCGGCGGCCGTTGCCCGTGACCACGTAGATGTCCTGCAGCGCGTGCGGACCCTCCAGGTATTCCTGGCTCAATTCCATCACCACCCGGTACTGGTTGAGCGGGTTGTAGATGGTCGACACCAGGCGCTGGCCAAAGGCGTCGTTGAGCACCGCATCGACCTGCTGCGCGGTCACGCCCAGGCGCGACGCCGCGTCGCGGTCGATGATGATCGAAGTCTGCAGGCCCTTGTCGTTGGTGTCGGTGTCGACGTCCTCGATCCCCTTGATATTGGAGATGGCCGCGCGCACCTTCGGCTCCCAGTCGCGCAGCACCTGCAGGTCGTCGGACTGCAGCGTGAACTGGTACTGCGAGCTGCTCTGCCGGCCGCCGACGCGGATGTCCTGCACGGCCTGCAGGAACAGGCTTGCGCCCGGCTCCTTGGACAGCTTGACGCGCAGCCGCGCGATGATCGCGTCCGCGCTTTCCTTGCGCTGCGACAGCGGCTTGAGCGTGACGAACATCTGCCCGGTGTTGCGCTGCGAACCGCCGGTGAAGCCGGTGACGTTCTCCACAGCCGGATCCGACTGGACAATCCTGATGAAGCTGTCCAGCTTGGGCCGCATGGCCTGGAATGAGGTGGCCTGGTCGGCGCGGATGAAGCCGATCAGGCGGCCCGTGTCCTGCTGTGGGAAGAAGCCCTTGGGCACGATCACGTACAGCCAGACGTTGAGCGCCACCGTGGCCAGCAGGACCAGCCACACCACCGCGCTGTAGCGCAGCGCCACGGCCAGCGTGCGCGCATAGCCATCATGCAGCCAGCGGAACGCATGCTCGCTGGCGCGGAAGAAGCGGCCCCGCTCTTCCTCGGGCACGGCCGGGCGCAGCAGGCGCGCGCACATCATCGGCGTGGTGGTCAGCGACACCACCAGGGACACCAGGATGGCTACCGACAGCGTGATGGCGAACTCCTGGAACAGGCGCCCGACGATGCCGCCCATCATCAGCAGCGGGATGAACACGGCGATCAGCGACAGGCTCATCGACAGCACGGTAAAGCCGACTTCGCGCGCGCCGCGCAGCGCGGCGGCGAGCGGCTTCATGCCTTCCTCGATATGGCGCGAGATGTTTTCCAGCACCACGATGGCATCGTCCACCACGAAGCCGGTGGCAATCGTCAGCGCCATCAGCGACAGGTTGTTCAGCGAGAACCCGGCCAGGTACATCACCGAGAACGTGCCGATCAGCGACACTGGCACCGCCACGCTCGGGATGAACGTGGCGCGCACATTGCGCAGGAACAGGAACACCACCATGATCACCAGCGCCACCGAGATCATCAGCGTGTGCTCCACCTCGCGCAGCGACGCACGGATGGTCGGGGTGCGGTCCATCATCACGTCCATCGAGATGGCCGCGGGAATCATCTTCTGCAGCGTCGGCAGCATGTCGCGCACGCGGTCGACGGTCTCGATGATGTTGGCGCCCGGCGAGCGGTTGAGCACCAGCAGCACCGACGGCTTGCCGTTGGCGGAGCCAGCGTTGCGGATGTCCTGTACGGAATCGACCACGCTGGCCACGTCCTGCAGGCGTACCGGCACGGAGAATGAATTCGGTCCGCTGGTGGCCTTGTTGCCGCCGGTCGCGCCGCTGGTGACGGTGGTCGTGCCGCTGCTGGTCGTGATGGTGGTCACGGTCACGCCGTTGACCACCTTGGTGCTGACGCCGCCCATGGCGGCGGCGTTGGCGGTGCTGGCGATCAGCGCGCCGGCCGACGCCGACGAGAAGGTGCCCGGCGTGGCGTAGCGGATGACGAGCGGCATGTAGTCGCTCGCCTTCATCGCCTGGTCGTTGGCATACACCTGCCAGTTGTTCGTGCGGTTCTCCAGCGTGCCCAGTGGCCGGTTGGCGTTGGTGGCGCTGATGGTATTGCGCACATCCTCAAGCGAGATGCCGTACTTGTTCAGCGCGGTCGGGTTCAGCTCAACGCGCACCGCCGGCAATGACGAGCCGCCGATCGTCACCTGGCCGACGCCTTCCACCTGCGACAGCTTCTGCGAAAGGATGGTCGAGGCCGCGTCATAGAGCTGGCCGCGCGACATGGTCGGCGACGTCAGCGCGATGATCATGATCGGCGCGTCGGCCGGGTTCACCTTGCGATAGGTGGGGTTGTTCGGCAGGCTGGTCGGCAGCGTCGCGCGCGAGGCGTTGATGGCCGCCTGCACGTCGCGCGCGGCGCCGTCGATATCGCGCGACAGGTCGAACTGCAGTGTCACGCGGGTCGAGCCGAGCGAGCTGCTGGAGGTGATCTCCGTCACGCCGGCAATGGTGCCCAGCGCGCGCTCCAGCGGCGTGGCCACCGTGGCAGCCATGGTCTCGGGGCTGGCACCGGGCAGCGAAGCCGATACCGAGATGGTCGGGAAGTCCACCTGCGGCAGCGGCGACACCGGCAGCAGGCGCAGCGCCGCCAGCCCCGCCAGCAGGATGCCGATGGTGAGCAGCGCCGTCGCGACCGGCCGGTGGATGAAGGTGGCGGACAGGTTCATCGCGGCCCCGCTGCCGACGCATCGCCTTCATCGCCGCCTTCTTCGGGGTCGCCGAAGCGGCGCTTGCGCCAGTCCTTGAGGCGATAGGCGATGCGGTCGAAGGCCAGGTAGATCACCGGCGTGGTGAACAGCGTGAGCACCTGGCTGAGCAGCAGGCCGCCGACCATGGTCACGCCCAGCGGGCGGCGCAGTTCCGAGCCGATGCCGGTGCCGAGCATCATCGGCAGCGCCGCCAGCAGTGCCGCCATGGTGGTCATCAGGATCGGGCGGAAACGCAGCAGGCAAGCCTGGAAGATGGCCTCGCGCGGGGCCATGCCGCCTTCGCGCTCGGCCTCGAGCGCAAAGTCGATCATCATGATGGCGTTCTTCTTGACGATGCCGATCAGCAGGATGATGCCGATGATCGCGATGATGCCCAGGTCCTGCCCCGCGAGCAGCAGCGCCAGCAGCGCGCCGACGCCCGCCGACGGCAGCGTGGACAGGATGGTCACCGGGTGGATGGTGCTCTCATACAGCACGCCCAGCACGATGTACATCGTCACCACCGCGGCCAGGATCAGCCACAGCGTGTTCGACAGCGACGCGCGGAACGCCAGCGCGGCGCCCTGGAACTCGGTCTGCATCGAGATCGGCAGGCCCAGTTCCTGTTCGACCTCGCTGATCTTGTCGACCGCGGCGCCCAGCGATTCGCCCGGGGCCAGGTTGAACGAGATGGTCGCGGCCGGGAACTGGCCCTGGTGGTTGATGACGAGCGGGCCGGTGCGCTCGCTGATGCGCGCAAACGCGCCCAGCGGCACCTGTCCGCCGGACGAAGAGGGCAGGCGCAGCTCCGCGAGCGACTGCGGGTCCTTGCGGAACTCGGGCATGGTTTCGAGCACCACGCGGTACTGGCTCGACTGCGTGAAGATGGTCGACACCAGGCGCTGGCCGAAGGCGCTGTACAGCGCGCTGTCGATCACCGCGGTGGTGATGCCGAAACGCGCGGCCGCATCGCGGTCGATGTCGACATAGGCGCGCAGGCCGTTGTTCTGCTGGTCGCTGACCACGTCGCGCAGTTCGGGCTCCTGGCGCAGGCGCTCGACCAGCCGCGGCACCCAGGTTGCCAGGTTCTGCGGATCGGGATCTTCCACCGTGAACTGGTATTGCGTGCGCGACACGCGGTCTTCGATCGTCAGGTCCTGCACCGGCTGCGTGTACAGCGAGATGCCGCCAAGCTTTTCCACCGCGTGCTGCAGCCGCTGCGTGACCACGTCGATCGGATCGCGCTCGCCCTTGGGCTTGAGGTTGATCAGCATGCGCCCGGCGTTGAGCGTGGTGTTGGAGCCGTCCACGCCGATGAACGAGGACACGCTGGCCACCGCCGGGTCTTGCGCCACGACCTTGGCCGCGGCCTGCTGCTTGAGGCCCATGGCCTGGAACGACGTGGTTTGCGCGGCCTCGGTGATGCCCTGGATCAGGCCGGTGTCCTGGACCGGGAAGAAGCCCTTGGGCACCAGCAGATACAGCAGCCCGGTCAGCACCAGCGTGGCGATGGCCACCACCAGCGTGGCCCTCTGGCGGTCGAGCACCCATTCGAGCGCGACGCCGTAGCGGTGGATCACGTTGTCGAAGAAGCGGCCGGTAGTCTTGTGGAAGCGCGACTGCTCTGCCTCGGGCACATGGCGCAGCAAGCGCGCGCACATCATCGGCGTGAGCGTCAGCGAGACCACGGCCGAGATCAGGATCGATACCGCCAGCGTAATGGCGAACTCGCGGAACAGGCGCCCGACCACATCGCCCATGAACAGCAGCGGGATCAGCACGGCCACCAGCGAGAACGTCAGCGAGATGATGGTGAAGCCGATCTGCTTGGAGCCCTTGAGCGCGGCTTC
Encoded proteins:
- a CDS encoding efflux RND transporter permease subunit, which encodes MNLSATFIHRPVATALLTIGILLAGLAALRLLPVSPLPQVDFPTISVSASLPGASPETMAATVATPLERALGTIAGVTEITSSSSLGSTRVTLQFDLSRDIDGAARDVQAAINASRATLPTSLPNNPTYRKVNPADAPIMIIALTSPTMSRGQLYDAASTILSQKLSQVEGVGQVTIGGSSLPAVRVELNPTALNKYGISLEDVRNTISATNANRPLGTLENRTNNWQVYANDQAMKASDYMPLVIRYATPGTFSSASAGALIASTANAAAMGGVSTKVVNGVTVTTITTSSGTTTVTSGATGGNKATSGPNSFSVPVRLQDVASVVDSVQDIRNAGSANGKPSVLLVLNRSPGANIIETVDRVRDMLPTLQKMIPAAISMDVMMDRTPTIRASLREVEHTLMISVALVIMVVFLFLRNVRATFIPSVAVPVSLIGTFSVMYLAGFSLNNLSLMALTIATGFVVDDAIVVLENISRHIEEGMKPLAAALRGAREVGFTVLSMSLSLIAVFIPLLMMGGIVGRLFQEFAITLSVAILVSLVVSLTTTPMMCARLLRPAVPEEERGRFFRASEHAFRWLHDGYARTLAVALRYSAVVWLVLLATVALNVWLYVIVPKGFFPQQDTGRLIGFIRADQATSFQAMRPKLDSFIRIVQSDPAVENVTGFTGGSQRNTGQMFVTLKPLSQRKESADAIIARLRVKLSKEPGASLFLQAVQDIRVGGRQSSSQYQFTLQSDDLQVLRDWEPKVRAAISNIKGIEDVDTDTNDKGLQTSIIIDRDAASRLGVTAQQVDAVLNDAFGQRLVSTIYNPLNQYRVVMELSQEYLEGPHALQDIYVVTGNGRRVPLSAFATVMPSSTPLGVNHQGQFAASTISFNLAEGFSLSQATDAIKRAMAQIGAPETLQANFQGGAKAFQDSLKSQPILILAAIITIYIVLGVLYESYVHPLTILSTLPSAGVGALLALLAFKTEFSIIALIGVILLIGIVKKNAIMMIDFAIDAERRDGLSPRDAIHRACLLRFRPILMTTMAALLGAVPLAIGRGDGAELRAPLGISIVGGLAVSQLLTLYTTPVVYLTLDRWRLKVKAWRERRRGAPHGSAPAAGTE
- a CDS encoding LysR family transcriptional regulator produces the protein MSLSLDQLQAFAAAAETGSFSAAARRLGKAQSVISAAVANLEIDIGNALFDRSGRYPVLTAAGERLLAEARVILERCEHFRGVAMSLSEGVETRLVLAVDELYPEEALGMLLEEFSGRFPAVELELLFPLMEDVSRLVLEGSADLGIMWRQEILPPALGFHALGWVPMKILCAPDHPLAGGQRVDWEELKRHRQLMVATRTDSEEKMRLRVASDVWWVESQWVIVELVKRGLGWAFVPWHVVANSPAAAQLVSPPLAFQEQDWPVALELVWHKQRPPGKAARWLRERICGQALPRPEVSGILCAEVG
- a CDS encoding PACE efflux transporter, producing the protein MRNTRDRIRHAVGFEVIGLLAFAPLASVVFGYELHQMGLIGAVASLIAAGWNYVYNLIFDKAMLRFTGQLRKSVVVRALHAVLFELGLLVVFLPSVAWYLDISLVDALIMDIAVAGFYMVYALIYNWLYDIAFPVPSLKADPLKADQRESGAALG
- a CDS encoding efflux transporter outer membrane subunit codes for the protein MNSLSRLLALGAPVPLACALLLAGCAVGPDYKRPDAPVSPAFKEAPADAEAWTGEWKTAEPRDTHARPEWWQVFGDSQLDALMSQVQISNQNIKAAEAQYRQALASLQAARAGFFPTVDAQAGVSRARGASGNTISGQSVTLSANWELDVWGRVRRQVESSEASAQASQADLASTLLSAQATLAQSYFLLRVADAQKALLDRTVADYAKSLQLVQNQYKAGTAQRSDVLQSETQLKSAQAQQIDIQITRAQLEHAIAVLVGKPPSELTLGQAEFSSSPPRVPVAVPSQLLERRPDIGAAERRMASANAQIGVAQAAYYPTLSLSASGGLTASTLARWVSLPDRIWSLGAGLAGTLFDGGLRSAAKAQAVAAYDQTVANYRQTVLGAFQEVEDNLAAQRLLEQEAVVQNDAVRAARDALSLVNNRYRAGTASLLDVLVAQTTAYTAERTALTLMGRQYTASVVLIKALGGGWHQEEPGSGAAPAATVGQR
- a CDS encoding IS256 family transposase encodes the protein MTDTTVNKKSKNPKAPKLFPDELIDQLLAQVQSKDAESILGESGLAGQLKKQLAERMLAAELSHHLDNEAEQGKTGNHRNGTSPKTVLTPNGELNLDIPRDRQATFEPQLVGKYQRRLPGFDDHVISMYARGMSVREIQGHLLELYGLQVSPDLISTVTDEVLADVEQWQQRPLEAMYPIVYFDALRLKIRDEGTVKNKAVYLALGIRADGRKEVLGLWIEQTEGAKFWLKVFNELKNRGLHDVLIAVVDGLRGFPEAIEAVYPAAQIQTCIVHLIRNSLNLASWKDRKPLAAALKPIYQAATAEAAAAALDTFAGSEWGRKFPTVAAMWQRQWEQVIPFFVYPPEVRRIIYTTNAIESMHMQLRKIVKNRGHFPSDEAASKLLYLALRNIEKDWKMPPITWRQAVNQFAILFGERFTSAMS
- the dacB gene encoding D-alanyl-D-alanine carboxypeptidase/D-alanyl-D-alanine-endopeptidase, with protein sequence MAAMPRRITLFCAAAALLLAAAQPPVLAHPAKAARTSATTSPSTRADATLVRAGLPAQVATALQRAHVPASAASFYVVKIGAPAARASWNAQQPMNPASTMKLVTTFAGLQLLGPDYRWQTSLYADSQPDGYGTVNGNVYLRGHGDPKLVPEEMAKLVASARTAGATTINGDLVLDRSYFADGLNGNGTIDGEVQRAYNVGPDALLYAFKTLSFTLTPDDASRSVAVSVTPALAQLRLDNRLTLTNGRCGDWQSSAAPTVSAQPDGTVLASFSGAYASDCGEHVLNIAALSHSEFTWGGFVAEWQAAGGRFTHLPALRSGTVPRGAVLLARHYGQPLGTIVRDINKFSNNVMARQLFLTIGAEMDRGGPASTARSTRVVQRWLSRQGLDMPGLVLDNGSGLSREERISAYDMARLLQQAAASNVGPALLDSLPILGVDGTLRNRLTRANAAGNAYLKTGTLQDVRALAGYVDALNGERYVVVSFINHPNASQAQEAHDALMQWVYRGAP
- a CDS encoding MarR family transcriptional regulator translates to MSPDLSDAPAAMPALAAAAAGTPKSTRAVRTRRKPREPLAPDPAASGTGADGGFDPHVPDIDYGVLDSLVGYAIRRAQIRIYEDFVASLAQWQITPPRFSALVIISRNPKLKLTDLARILGIARSGAVLLVDALEEMNLVARRPAAGDRRAYSLVLTPGGKRTLEAAKQAVIAHDAHVASALTEQEQATLKSLLGRLAPPRTP